The Haloarcula rubripromontorii region CGTTCGGGCCGAGAATCCCGGTGACCTGTCCCTCGGCGGGGCTGGGCAGCCCGTACAGCGCGAAGGCGTTCTCCCCGTAGCGGTGGACCGGGTCGTCGGTCAGTTCCTGCGGGAGATTGATGATCTCGATTGCGTCGAACGGACATTTGTTGACGCAGATGCCACACGATTCGCCCAGGCAGATCTCCTCGGAGATGCGGACCTGGTCGGGCTGGCCCTCGAAGGGTTCGTCCTCCTCGTACTCGTCTTCCCGCTTGACGATGCATTCTTTCCCGCTGCGGTTGGGCGGGCAGTAGTTCATGCACTCGTAGTTACAGCGGTCGGGCTGGCACCGCTCTAAGTCGACGACGGCGATACTGTCCTCGGCCATCGTTACGCTCCCGTCGTCAGCAGAATGCCCCACGAGACGAACCACAGCGAGAAGGTCATGAAGCCGATATAGAGCACGTCCTTCGTCGAGAGGTCGTCCGTGTCGATGCCGATCACCCGCAGAATCGGGAACTGTGCTGCGATAGCGACCGCGAGGACGAGCACGCCTTGTGGGTCGTTCGGCGCGGTCGCTAGCGCGTTGGAACCGAACGCGGCGGCGATGCCAGCGACGGCTGTCAGCGTCGTGACAGTGAGCCCCCGCATATGAGAGCTCATCCCGTCCGCCGTTTCCGTAGCCATACCACACGTTCCACTACCCGCAACCAAAAGGTGCGCGGTTCAGCACTGTGACGCGGCCGCGAATGCGTGCGCCGTCGAGACTGACTCCTCAATCTTTATGCGCCCGGCGCTTGTGATTACGCGTAATGACGGACTCTGATGGGGAAGCCATCGCAGACCTTCCGCCGAGCGCAAAGCTCGTGTACAAGGTTCTGGAGTACGACGGCCCGCTGACACAGAAAGGCATCGTCGAGGAGTCGATGCTTTCGGCACGGACCGTCCGCTACGCTCTGGAACGACTCGACGAAGTCGGTGTTATCGAAGAAGACGTGTACTTCGCTGACGCGCGGCAGAACCTCTACGAA contains the following coding sequences:
- a CDS encoding winged helix-turn-helix domain-containing protein, which gives rise to MTDSDGEAIADLPPSAKLVYKVLEYDGPLTQKGIVEESMLSARTVRYALERLDEVGVIEEDVYFADARQNLYEIIDQPAEADAAVSD
- a CDS encoding EMC6-like membrane protein; the encoded protein is MATETADGMSSHMRGLTVTTLTAVAGIAAAFGSNALATAPNDPQGVLVLAVAIAAQFPILRVIGIDTDDLSTKDVLYIGFMTFSLWFVSWGILLTTGA